The window TGCGAGCTTGATTAAATCCTTCGATCCTGTCCATTACGAGGGAAATCACGAACATCGTCATAACTGTCCATGACAGTATCCCGATTCTAAGTCCCCAGAAATCGGGGAGGATCCTCAACCATGGGTACACTAAAATACTGAACAGGAGAGGAAGAAGAGGTGGAAATGAACCCCAGTTATCACTGATTCCGGAAGCAGTGTAGTCACCCCAAAGTACGAGAGGGTGCTCGGAGAAGTAGATCAGTATCCTCGCGTCATCGGCGATTTCTTTCCCGCCGGAGAGAGTGAAAACAGCATATATTATCAGCACGTTCAGTATTACGAGGATCATCAGGGGAATGATCAATGTCAGGCGAAGATTCGGTGATACCGCAGAATCAGGCGGTATATCGGGCGCGTTCTGCAGATTATTATCGAATTTGTCGACCAATACCGGATCTCCTCTTCCGGGTCTGTCTGCCTGTAATAATTATCCAGGAGATTTTCGCATCATAATATCAGGAACCAGATTCTACTCAATAATCATATTGAGAAAAAGGATTATTTCCCGATTTAAGACAGTTCCCGCCGGAAAGATCCGATTTACGCTTGCCGGTTTAATACGGTGATGTTACATTTTGCGCGTACAGGCGTGATAACGGGGGTATTTCTCCCCGAAGATTAATATTTATCCAGTTGGATACTATGTTGACTTTCCTTTCCATTCTCCTTCGGTATAAAAAGACAGTTGTTCTTGTGACAATGGCTGGATGTGTTATTTCTGTGGCTGCTAGCCTCGTTTTGTCTCCTAAATATATATCGACAGCGGCCTTTATGCCGGCAGGAGTTGAGAATGAACTGACCGGGGGAGGAGGTTTTTTTTCCAACCTCGGCGCTCTTGGAGAAACCTATTCGGCCTTTGTCAGGGTCCGTAGAAATTTTATCATAGACTATATAGTCCGCAGCAGGCTGATGAGCACCCTGATGTCTGAAAAATTCGATCTAATGACCGTATACGGCGTCAGGAGTGAAGAGGAGGTCAGGGAAAAGCTGATGCGCGCGACTATAGTGATCGTAAGGGATGAAGGCGTACTTGAGATCGGCGTGGAATCGGAGAACCCTGTCATGGCGAGAGATATGGTCGACGCGTACATAGGATACATCGACAGCATCCTAGTGTCAATGTCGGTCGCGAGCGCCGGTTCGACGAGAAAATACCTTGAAGACGAGGTCGCGAGAAGGCGCGGCAAAATAGCCGTGATTGATTCATCGATTCAGGACTTTTCAGACAGGCACGGCATTTTCGCGATCCAGCAACAGGCAAGGGCGGCGTTTCTGGTCATGGCCGGAATCTCGGCCAGGGAAAATCTTCTTGAGATAGAAAGAAATATCCTTGAACGTTCGATGAAGGACAATTTTCCCGAGATGAAGATGCTTGATCTCGAACTTGAAAAAATAGAGGAGCAACTCAAAAATATGATGGAAGGAGGGGAGGCAAGTGTGCTTTTCCCTCCCCTGAAAGAATTTCCCGAGATTGCTTCCGGATATATGTCTCTTGTCAGCGACAGGATGATCCAGGAATTCGCTCTGGCATTCATAATGTTGAAACTCGAGGATGCCAGAGTCTCCGAGTCAAGCGACGCCAGCGTCATAAGAATAATCGATCCCCCATATATTCCAGGCGTGAGATCGTGGCCGAAGAGAAAGCAGATCGTGATCGTATTCACCCTTGCCTCTTTTTTCTGGGCGTTATTTTCCATCCTGCTTTACGAACAGATAAAGGCGGGACTCTTCAGGGGCTGGAAAGAGGGGATGTCTAAAGAGAAGGGTGAAGAGAATAAAAGAACCGGTCATTTTTCCAGTGATGGAGGTCTGCCTGCCGGAGACGGCCGGGAAAAGAGGCTTGAAGATTGATGGATTTTCGACCTGAAACCGCTTCCTTCAAGGGCAGAAAAATCATATTTCTTCTCCTTGCGGTGACGGTTCTACTCGCCCTCTCGGCGATATTTCTTCCTCCAGGGCTTATAAGGCTTGCTGTTTCAGCGCTGTTGATCTCACCTGTCATATTTGTCCTGTTCGACAAACCGGAGTGGACATTTTATCTGCTTTTATTTCTATTATTCTCCAACCTTCATATCTTTTCAGATCTCCCCGTGACCAGGTCGATCTCGATCCTGTTGATTATCACTTTTTTGACCGCCTGTATCAAAGGCCGCAACGTGCTTGTTCATGACAGGTTGTTTTTACTGATGACCTTGGCCTTCCTGATACTGGCGTTTCAATCGATGGCGTTGTCAAGGGATATAGACAGTTCCATTTACAGGATAAGTCTGTTTATCCGCTATCTTATATATATTTTTTTCGTCATTCAATTTTCATCGACGAGAAGAGAATTTATCACAATTCTCTGCGTGATAGCATTCGCGAGCGCGATAAGCAATTTTCTTCCCTTTATCCTCCCTCCGCCCGACAAGTTCGCCGATCTCTCGCTTATGTGGGAAGAAGGTGTTTTCCGGTACGAAGGGTATGAGCGAGAGGCGAATATGTTTGCCTTCACCCTGAACTTTATCATCCCGATACTTTTTCTCGTCTTCGCCAGATTCAGAAGACCATGGTTTATAAGACCGCTCGCGACGGCCGCGATCGGGGGGTCGATATTTGTCCTTTTTCTGAGTTTCTCAAGAGGTGGTTTTATCGGCCTGGTTTTCATGTTTCTCGCTCTGTTCATCATTGAGAGAAAAAACAAGGCTGTTATCAGCACCGGGTTGATCCTTATCGCGGCCGGAGCTATACTCGCTCCATATTTGTACTGGGACAGGATATCTTCGATACTTGATGTAGGTTCCAGGATATCAGAGGATTTCTCGATCCTGTCCCGGTTGGAGACAATAAGGATCTCTCTTATCCTTGGAGTAAAAAACCCTCTCTTTGGTCTTGGAATAGGGAGTTTTCTCTTTTCCGCCGCGCGTTATGTCCCTTTCAGCGACGTCGTGCACAATTCCCTTCTCCAGGTATTCGCCGAAATGGGTTCAATCGCCC is drawn from Candidatus Krumholzibacteriota bacterium and contains these coding sequences:
- a CDS encoding O-antigen ligase family protein translates to MDFRPETASFKGRKIIFLLLAVTVLLALSAIFLPPGLIRLAVSALLISPVIFVLFDKPEWTFYLLLFLLFSNLHIFSDLPVTRSISILLIITFLTACIKGRNVLVHDRLFLLMTLAFLILAFQSMALSRDIDSSIYRISLFIRYLIYIFFVIQFSSTRREFITILCVIAFASAISNFLPFILPPPDKFADLSLMWEEGVFRYEGYEREANMFAFTLNFIIPILFLVFARFRRPWFIRPLATAAIGGSIFVLFLSFSRGGFIGLVFMFLALFIIERKNKAVISTGLILIAAGAILAPYLYWDRISSILDVGSRISEDFSILSRLETIRISLILGVKNPLFGLGIGSFLFSAARYVPFSDVVHNSLLQVFAEMGSIALAVLSVIIIYNFKVIKKLIDRRDDPEAAQVGRVLFIQHAAVLANSMTLPVAFNMVFWFTLVLPTVAWYVYSGRSRLAGNSMKLINKEDQRP